GAAACCGGGAAAGCATCCACATCTTCTTGTGCGGATTGCGTGGATCTGGTAAGACAACTTTGTTATATAAGTCCCTCCTTATGGGTAAGTTTCCTGGGTTTATGCTTATATGTAAATGAGTAACGCACCATAAATTCTCGCAAAGAAACCCGACGTTCTGCAGTTATTCAATACTATGGCTTTTGTGATTCTTTCATTTAAACAAAAAACATCACTATTGCTGCTATATTAGATACTTGCAGATTGGGAAGGTATATGCAGCGAGATAGAGCCCACTACGTTGTACCACTACGAGGAGTTGCATATAAGGGGAAAGCGTTTCAGCATCTGGGATTTCAGTGGAGATGCAAAGGTAACTGCATTAAGTTTTAGAGTTAAACGAGCGTAGGTCAAATGTATTCCTGCCTATGTCGCTCGGAGTGTTAATGTTGCCGCCGTAATTTTCGTTGTTAGTGCGACTGAACATGCCGATTCATCATGCAGGGAACTGCTTGATAGAATACGGAGAATGGACATGGATGATGCATTTTCTAGCTCGTTGTTCGTTATACTTTTAAATA
This genomic stretch from Babesia bigemina genome assembly Bbig001, chromosome : III harbors:
- a CDS encoding ADP-ribosylation factor 1: MVGILERIKNFRNRESIHIFLCGLRGSDWEGICSEIEPTTLYHYEELHIRGKRFSIWDFSGDAKVKCIPAYVARSVNVAAVIFVVSATEHADSSCRELLDRIRRMDMDDAFSSSLFVILLNKISSGSQYNGLETFLKRQLSDPHRFIFVVVNVLHGLKDAAWLQLLDAIYAHHKKTVASA